From a single Lolium rigidum isolate FL_2022 chromosome 7, APGP_CSIRO_Lrig_0.1, whole genome shotgun sequence genomic region:
- the LOC124676997 gene encoding desmethyl-deoxy-podophyllotoxin synthase-like: MEGWLILCIAISTVLALWFAKLSGGKSNAKKRQLPPGPWTLPIIGSLHHVASILPHRRMMELSRRHGPLMHLMLGEVPTVIVSSAEAAALVMKTNDLAFSGRPHSATLDIFGCGGRGIVFAPYGDPWRQMRKVCVMELLSAKQVRRMDGIRPEQVGILLRSIAAASSAVNVSDMVMALSNDVVSRAVFGGKFPQQEEYLRNLDEAFVLLGGFCLVDLFPSSRLVRWLSSGERGMKRSYGHVQRINTDVIERRKAARAAGVCSRADDEDLLDVLLRLQEEDAFTFPLTTESIGAVLFDIFAGATQTTGVALEWAMSELVRHPKAMAKAQLEIRNVLGKDRGVITNNDLHGLPYMRMVTKEVLRLHPPGPLIPRRAREDRKVMGFDMLEGTNVYINAFAVSRDPNCWKCPEEFMPERFENNSMDYNGTYFEFTPFGAGRRQCPGIFFGESTMDIALANLLYHFDWVIPGGESPELLDMTEKYGIIVGRKYDLHLIALPHGGFNAT; encoded by the exons ATGGAGGGGTGGTTAATCTTGTGTATAGCCATCTCCACTGTATTAGCCCTTTGGTTTGCCAAGCTCTCCGGTGGCAAAAGCAACGCCAAGAAGAGGCAGCTGCCACCCGGGCCATGGACACTCCCGATCATCGGCAGCCTCCACCACGTCGCCAGCATCCTTCCGCATCGCAGGATGATGGAGCTGTCCCGCCGGCACGGGCCGCTCATGCACCTCATGCTAGGCGAGGTGCCCACGGTGATCGTCTCCagcgccgaggcggcggccctgGTGATGAAGACCAACGACCTGGCCTTCTCGGGCCGCCCGCACAGCGCCACGCTCGACATCTTCGGGTGCGGCGGCAGGGGCATCGTCTTCGCCCCCTACGGCGACCCGTGGCGCCAGATGCGCAAGGTCTGCGTCATGGAGCTCCTCAGCGCCAAGCAGGTGCGCCGCATGGACGGCATCAGGCCCGAGCAGGTCGGGATCCTCCTCCGCTCCATCGCCGCCGCATCGTCCGCCGTCAACGTCAGCGACATGGTCATGGCGCTCAGCAACGACGTGGTGTCGCGGGCGGTGTTCGGCGGCAAGTTCCCCCAGCAGGAGGAGTACCTCCGAAACCTGGACGAGGCGTTTGTACTGCTCGGCGGCTTCTGCCTCGTCGACCTCTTCCCGTCGTCGCGGCTGGTGCGGTGGCTCAGCAGCGGCGAGCGCGGCATGAAGAGGAGCTACGGACACGTCCAGCGCATCAACACCGATGTCATCGAGCGCCGGAAAGCTGCGCGAGCTGCCGGTGTGTGCAGCCGCGCCGATGACGAGGACCTGCTGGATGTGCTGCTCAGGCTACAGGAGGAAGACGCGTTTACATTTCCCCTCACCACCGAAAGTATTGGCGCCGTCTTATTT GACATATTTGCAGGTGCGACCCAAACCACGGGAGTTGCTTTGGAGTGGGCTATGTCGGAGCTCGTCCGTCATCCTAAAGCCATGGCTAAGGCACAGCTTGAGATTAGAAATGTGCTAGGTAAAGATCGTGGTGTCATTACAAATAATGACCTTCATGGACTCCCTTACATGCGGATGGTTACTAAGGAGGTTCTTAGATTGCATCCACCCGGTCCTTTGATCCCCCGCAGGGCTAGGGAGGACCGTAAAGTTATGGGTTTTGACATGCTTGAAGGCACCAACGTGTACATTAATGCCTTCGCAGTTTCCAGGGATCCAAATTGCTGGAAATGTCCTGAAGAGTTTATGCCTGAAAGGTTTGAAAACAATAGCATGGATTACAATGGGACATACTTTGAATTCACTCCCTTTGGGGCAGGAAGAAGGCAGTGCCCTGGGATATTTTTCGGCGAGTCAACCATGGACATTGCCTTGGCAAACCTTCTTTACCACTTCGACTGGGTGATACCTGGTGGGGAAAGCCCGGAGTTGCTAGACATGACCGAGAAATACGGGATAATTGTAGGAAGAAAATATGACCTACATTTGATAGCTCTTCCACATGGAGGCTTTAATGCCACATAG
- the LOC124677133 gene encoding germacrene A hydroxylase-like, with product MEAWLSLCFIALITIPALWFLNLSGTKSKPHKPQPPGPWTLPIIGSLHHVISVVPHRKITELCRRHGPLMLLKLGEVPAVIVSSGEAAAQVLKTNDLTFATRPGTPTQDIAGCGGRGIIFAPYGDHWRQMRKVCIVELLSAKQVRRMDGIRLAEVGSLLHYIAGAASTGASVNVSEKMMELSNGIVARAVFGGKFAEQEEYIRELDVVLTLLGGFCLVDLFPSSRLARWLSFGARRMQRSYGCMQRIIENVIEERKAVRAAGEGTCNVDDEDLLDVLLRLQKEDSLAFPLTTESICAVLFDIFSGATDTTGTILEWAMSELVRHPKAMARAQLEIRETLGQDRDVITNSDLTELTYMRMVIKEVLRLHQPAPLIPRMAREDCKILGYDMPKGTTIFINVFAVSRDPKCWKNAEEFVPERFENNTMDYIGTHYEFTPFGAGRRQCPGMLFGTSTLEIVLANLLYHFDWVLPGGTSLESLDMSEKFGITVGRKTDLQLIAIPCGHFKAT from the exons ATGGAGGCGTGGCTAAGCCTGTGTTTCATAGCCCTCATCACTATACCGGCCCTTTGGTTTCTCAACCTCTCGGGGACCAAGAGCAAGCCACATAAGCCGCAGCCTCCCGGGCCGTGGACTCTCCCGATCATCGGCAGCCTCCACCACGTCATCAGCGTCGTCCCGCACCGCAAGATCACGGAGCTGTGCCGCCGGCACGGGCCACTCATGCTCCTCAAGCTCGGGGAGGTCCCAGCCGTGATCGTCTCCagcggagaggcggcggcgcaggtgtTGAAGACGAACGACCTCACGTTCGCGACGCGGCCGGGCACCCCGACGCAGGACATCGCCGGCTGCGGCGGCAGGGGCATCATCTTCGCACCCTACGGCGACCACTGGCGCCAGATGCGCAAGGTGTGCATCGTGGAGCTCCTCAGCGCCAAGCAGGTGAGGCGGATGGACGGTATCAGGCTGGCGGAGGTGGGCAGCCTCCTCCATTACATCGCCGGCGCCGCATCAACCGGCGCCTCCGTTAACGTCAGCGAGAAGATGATGGAGCTCAGCAACGGCATCGTGGCGCGGGCGGTGTTCGGTGGCAAGTTTGCCGAGCAGGAGGAGTACATCCGCGAGCTGGACGTGGTGCTCACTCTGCTGGGTGGGTTCTGCCTCGTCGACCTCTTCCCGTCGTCGCGGTTAGCGCGTTGGCTCAGCTTTGGCGCGCGCCGCATGCAGAGAAGCTACGGCTGCATGCAGCGCATCATTGAAAACGTCATTGAGGAGCGTAAGGCCGTGCGAGCTGCCGGAGAAGGCACCTGcaacgtcgacgacgaggacctccTGGACGTGCTGCTCAGGCTGCAGAAGGAGGACTCACTCGCATTCCCCCTAACCACTGAGAGTATATGTGCCGTCTTATTT GATATATTTTCAGGTGCTACAGATACCACAGGAACCATTTTGGAATGGGCTATGTCGGAGCTTGTCCGTCATCCTAAAGCCATGGCTAGGGCACAACTAGAGATCAGAGAGACCCTTGGTCAAGATCGAGATGTCATTACTAATAGCGACCTTACTGAACTAACCTACATGCGAATGGTCATTAAGGAGGTTCTTAGGTTGCATCAACCCGCTCCTCTAATTCCCCGCATGGCCAGAGAGGATTGTAAAATTTTAGGCTATGACATGCCTAAAGGCACCACAATATTCATTAATGTCTTTGCAGTTTCTAGGGATCCAAAGTGTTGGAAGAACGCTGAAGAATTTGTGCCAGAGAGGTTTGAGAACAACACAATGGATTACATTGGGACACACTATGAATTCACCCCCTTTGGGGCAGGACGAAGGCAATGCCCAGGGATGCTATTCGGCACGTCaaccttggaaattgttttggcaAACCTTCTCTACCATTTCGATTGGGTTCTTCCTGGTGGGACGAGCCTAGAGTCATTGGACATGTCTGAGAAATTTGGAATAACAGTGGGAAGAAAAACCGACCTACAACTAATAGCTATTCCATGTGGACACTTCAAAGCCACATAG